ATATGCATGATGACTGGGGCGCACAAAAAGATACCTTTTTCTCACCTGCAACAGTAGCTGAATTGATTGTTCCTGCTATGAGAAAAGTTACCGACCACCTTCATTCAAAGGGGTTGGTTGCTGACTTCCATTCATGCGGAATGATTGAAAAACAAGTGCCCAATATTATAGCTGCAGGATGGGATACGTGGAGCCCGCAGCCAATGAATGATACACACATGATTTATGAAAAGTATGGCGATAAATTAGTTATAGGCGTTGTTCCTGACCCGCTCCCACCTGATGCTACAGAAGCAGAACAGAGAGAAGCTGCAGCAAAGTTCGTAGAAAAATTCTGCAAACCCGGTAAACCGGCAACAATAGGTTATTCCGGTGCGGCTGTATTAACACCGGCATACAGAGAAGAATTATACAAGCTTTCCAGGACTAAATACAGCGAAATTTAAGATTACAAGAATAAAAATGCCATGCGTTTAACTCGCATGGTATCACATAAAAAATAAGCGGGTGTATTTTCAAAATGAAGATACCTCCGCTTTTTTATGCTCAGGATTCAAGATGGTTTGTTACGTAAGTATTTTTACAAAAGTGTGCAAACCTTTAGTCAGGTACTTTACAAATATGTTTGTTAGTGTTATACTTATATCAGTCAGGTACTTGACTTGTTAAATTAACTCTTAATATCAATTAAGGAGGAGAAAACAATGAGCGAAATAAAAATAACCATCACAGAGCAATTTCAGCAGCTTCAAATGCTGATGCACAGGACATCGTTGTACAATTTCAAGGGTGCCGGCAAGGTACATAATCCGCACAGGGGGCAAGGCCGTGTACTGGCTATTCTAAAAATGAAGCCTGAAATCAGCCAGAAAGAATTGACGTATCTGCTCAATATGAGCAAACAGTCTCTTGCTGAATTGCTTGCGAAACTGGAAAAGAGCGGCTACATCACACGCGAACCGTCGGAGGAGGATAAGCGCGTTATGAAAATCAAGTTGACCGAGAGCGGTACAAAGGCTACCGATGATGTGGATGACGAAACGCTGGAAGCATCAAAAATACTCGACTGCTTAAACGATGAGGAACTTAGCCTTTTCAGCGAATATCTCGGGCGAATTATCAAGCGGTATGAGGAACAATTCCCTAATGAAGACTTCGAGCAGCGACGCAAGTCGATGGAGGAGTTTATGTTGCAGCACGGACACGGTCATGGGTTTGGGGGCTTCGGCGGTCACAGCGTACACGGCGGACCTCACGGAAATCACGAT
The sequence above is a segment of the Oxobacter pfennigii genome. Coding sequences within it:
- a CDS encoding MarR family winged helix-turn-helix transcriptional regulator; this translates as MSEIKITITEQFQQLQMLMHRTSLYNFKGAGKVHNPHRGQGRVLAILKMKPEISQKELTYLLNMSKQSLAELLAKLEKSGYITREPSEEDKRVMKIKLTESGTKATDDVDDETLEASKILDCLNDEELSLFSEYLGRIIKRYEEQFPNEDFEQRRKSMEEFMLQHGHGHGFGGFGGHSVHGGPHGNHDDDFCAGHRHHNNWRRR